The window ATATGAACTTTCTGGGAGTGAAGTGTGCTTTTCTACCGGGGATCTAATAAAAGTCATTGACATTGAGCCCTTATCAGTTTGCTGTGAAGACATCAGCAACAAAGAGAAGTTTGAGCTCCCCATCAACCACACAGGTCGGTCTGAGCTGTAAATAAGATTCTCATGAGAAGAGATGTATATTTATAGCTGAGCGCTGACACTTGTTGCTGTTTCTCAGGGTTGTTCAAAGTTGTTCCGGAGGAGATGCCGTACAGTTCAGTGGAGGAGATGTTGAGCCTGAGGCCTGTGGGCCTTGAATCCTGCCTTCCCTTCACTTTCACCTGCAGCTCCAAGATGACCCTAGGAAACTTCACACTGGGGGCCGGGAGAGCTCTGACAGTGCTCTCCATTGAGCAACGGGAGGGCACGGAGGATCAGGTGCGCTGCCATGTTCAAGGGCAACAGGAAGCCTCTGCAGAAGTGTGTATCCCCTTCTCTGTCCAAGGGGAGTTCAGGGAGTGTGAGAGCAAGGAGTGCTTCACTGTGCAGGAGATCATGGCTTCGCCGTGCCTGAGAAGTCGAAAGTTTCGTTTCATCAACGCCACCAAGTGTGAACAGCCACTTATCCTCAGTCCGATATATCAAGTCCACGCCATCATGAACTGTAAGAATACACTACTTTATTTTCATAAGATTTACATAGACTTGACCTGTTGAATAGAATTGATTgatgttgtgtgtgtaaaagagtTATTTAATCAAGGGGCAGCCGTGGCTCATTGGTAGATTTGGTTATCCATCGATGAGAAGGTTAGCGGTCTGATACCCAGCTCCTGtagtcacatgtcaaagtgtctctgggcaaggcactgaaccccaaattgcacCAAGATGCATTGCCAGCAGCATGCAAATGTATGAATTTGTGAATATACTAATGGGAACTTTGTATAGCaccctctgccatcagtgtatgaatgtctgtgtgaatgggtgaaggTGATGTGTAGTGTAAAAGCAACTTAattggtcagaagactagaaaagcgctcgataagtccatttaccattcaaaTATTGCATTGAACATGAATATGTAGTACTTGCACTTAACTTCAGAGTTTTCAGGTTTTGTCACCCCACTACATTTAAGAGGCAAATATCTTTTAACAATTGCATTAATCGATTGAATGGAGCAAAAATAAAGAGCAAAAATAGTCAGTAGTATCAGcttgaaaataatttatttttcattatagCAATTTGTAGCAGTTCTTTACAATTAACACAACCAATATAAAGATAATTAGACTCCATGCAAGTATCAATAACAGCTTGTGAAActcaaactaaaagaaaaacatggtaaaaaaaaaaagtacaacaaagtcagcaaaaaaggaaaaaggcagCCCGTAAGCCCGCAGCGGTCAGGCTCATGGGGGATGAGCAGCTCACTGAAGTAGGCTGAAGTCTGGCTTTCAAAACCAGCAGTAAAATCAGAATTCTTCGATTAATAATTCTTACGTAATCTCTCTCATTTCTCGACAGTGAGGAAGAATGTGTTGAAGTTTCCTTCCAGCTTAGAAGTGGATGTGGTCGACGTCACCGAGCTGAGTTTGGATGTGAATTTCGTGACCCCGCTCACTCTCACAGAAGTCTTATCCCAGCCACCTGAATCTTTCCCTGTAGTGGTGGAGATATTGGAAAGCCCTGATAACGTCTCTCTGTTCAAGAGCAGCTGGCTGCCAGAGCTCAGCCGGCGTAAGAGCCTGGTTTTCCACAAGACGGGAACCTCAGCCTATGTTTTATTATCCAGCATGAAAAGCCGAAAGATGCAGCAGTACTTTTTGGTTTCtcagcaatatggcggacgatTAAGGAGAAGGCCGAGGGAGTTTGAGTCTGTGTACCAGCTTTACGTTGCTTCGCTCCAGACCCCGGGTCTGAAAGTCAGTGTGACAAGGAACTGCGacgaggtggaggaggaggggctgcCTTCTCTCAGTGTGGGAGAACAGCTGGAGGTCGTTCGCTGCGAGAGGATGGAGCTGCCTACTGAAAACAAGGGACAGAAGCAGTCAGTTGAGGCTCTTCTGTGCCTGCGCCTTCAAGAGCCAGATGACGAcgatgaggatgatgaagagaacGTCAAGcaggaggatgagagagaggaggttttTCTGCCTCTGTACATGCAGGGTCACTTTGTGGAAGTGCTCGCTGAAAATAAGAAGTACAAACTCAGGGACCTGGGGAAGGAGTTTCGTTTGCCGCTGGATGTCAAGGTGGTGAGCCGTGACACTGAACTTGAGACCGATCCACTAGTTGGGTTTCAGTGTCTCCGAATAGAGGGGGCTATGTTAGAGCCCGTCATCCAGGTCAGCCTTCTAGACAGGCCGGACCACTGTTTTGAAATCCCAACCACGTGGCTTAATATGTCTGTCTCTTTCACCAAAGATCCCCTTCCATGGCCCCGCGGTCAACCACCCAAATGCTGTGTGGATAGAGTCACAGAGGTGACGGACAGGTTCTTTTATGAATTTCAAAAACAGGGGGGCTCAGATGCAGCACCTCCACCTCGACCACCAAAGCGGAATCTGTCTTCTTCAGAGGCTTGCAAAAAATCGAAACCGTCCAAGAAGTCATCCAAGGGCGACAAAGCCAAACATCGACCAGACAAAAGCGTCCCATCCAAAGAGTTTGCTGATTTGACTTTGAATAGCAAAAGAAGGCCCCCAGCGCCCCCGCCTCCAGTAAGTTTGgcttcttgtgtgtgttttgcaacCACACAGCTCCTTAAAATCTAGTCTCATGTTTCTCTGTAAGACCACAGTCAAAATGTAGGTATTTTCTCACAGTGTGACTTCTACGAAATCTCAAAATGGTCAGAAACCTCAGGGTATGCAAATATGCGATGCTTCCTCTTTAAGTCGTGGTAAAAATAAGTCATCTGGGtcataaatatgtttgtttccTTATTTTCCCATGCAGGCTCTCTCAGACGATCAGCCTCCTCCAATCGCACGCCGAAAGCACTCTGGGCCTGAAATGACAACAGCCAAGGCGCTGCCAAACACTTACGTGcaaagggaggaggggaggaaaaaggGTGAGGCTTTCTCTGCAGACTGCATCCCTCAGGTGTCAGTCATACTCGAGTTGCAACATTCCCCAGAAAACTCTGGATTTATCTTCACATTTTCCTCGTGAAAGGGCCTAAGCAACAAAGCTACCCGACTACCGCTGTGGCACTCAGCCCAAGCCCAATGTTTTTCTACCAGTGGTCATTcttgaaaagagaaagagcaCTGTAGACTttagtacaaaataaaagcatcagtgTAAATGTTGAGTCGAAGGTGAACCACAACAGCTAAGGAGGCTACTTTTAAGAAAGGCTACAGATATTTTGGACACAGTTCCAACTTTAGAATTTACTATTTTCTTTAGCTGATGAAATCAATGTTATAGTTAAACCATTACAACTTAAGGAAATTACAAAATCCTTATGTTTTGTGACAGTTTCATATCCAGGAGGGTTTATTTCTTCTATAATGATACACTTGGTGTGCATTATCCCAAGCAAATTGATGCTTTATCACACGTTTTCCGAGCTCTATGTCAGGCTTTGTCTCCATTCAATAGCCTATTGATTTTTGTCTTCTGATGGAATAGTTTAGTTTTGAGTTTTACTGCTCAATAAACCATAAGATCTCTctcttcaccccccccccccccctccctccctcccttcctccctccctccctcagtgCCGCTGTGTGACGTGGAAGCAGACGTGGAAGCAGACGTGGACAGCGACCACGACTATGAAATCGTGGATGAGTCTCTGTTAGCAATGATGAAGACGGCGCAGGAGAGTGTCGTATTCTTCTAACACATTGTGCCAAGCTGCAACAGCCAAGTAGCTTATCTCATCGGGACAAGTGAGGAAAGAATTCAGGAACATTTTATATTGCAGTTTTTTAAGCTTTTCTATGTTGAGTAATGTTATTCTTACATAGGCATCGTTTTATGTTGAGACTCTACAGTCTGACCGATCAAACTATACATGGAATCCTAAATATTGTTGTAAAGATAATGGTTTGAATGTCGTGTGTGTAATTATTTTTAAGGGTTTTGTTAAGCCTTGATATTTAAGTTTACATTCATCTGCCTAACTGCACATGTGAGCACATCATTCTTTTGCATGTTGATATCTGTAGAGGTTTTGATGACTGGAAACAAAGTAGAGAACAGTTTTTAATGCACTGGTGACTTGGTTAAACTAGAAGGACACAAGGCAGATGAACGAGGGTGACATAATTCAGTTAAGGGGAAATACTTGGGAAAAGTTCACTCAATCACACAATGATTTCATATCGAGGCCACACCCCCCTGCTTCTCATGTGGTCATCTTTGGTCTTCATTCCGTGCTAACCGTGTATCTCTCTCTGCTCCGAGTCACACCAGTCCTTTTTAGGCATTAGGCGGCTGTAGCTGTGCCATGTACTTCACACAGAAGCTTCTGCTGTACTATTTATGGCTGTGTTAGAATGTGACAGATGTAGGACGTTTGTATTTAAACTTGTCAGAAAGTAGTGTGTTGAACATTATTGTAGTTTTGGCGGCTGCAGCTTGTAGCTTTGCATATGGATATATTTTTGTTAAGAAGACGAAGTAGAGTTAACAATGACCtgagaatgaataaaaaaaaaggcacttgTATAAACGTCAAACTGGTTGTATTGGATTCTATGTATAAGCACTTAGTGGATTTTTTCAAACTCATACAGTATACATGCAAACTCGAACAGAAAGGGATCAAATacggtttcttttttttgcacaggCAGCAGTTCTTACCACAAACACAGCAAATTGCCAGCTCTGCCACTTCTGCACCCAGCTCTGGCTAGGAATAGCAGAAGTTTCACCAGGTGTCACAACAAATTAATGAACTGAGAGCACACAATGATGTTACAGGTTGTCTCAAATCCTGTTTATTTGGTCGCTGAAAAGGTGTGTTGTTGGGACTGCCCAACGTAAACATGCTGTTGACTTGCAGTATGTTGAGTTAGTTTACTTAcattaaataaaggttttagAGAATTTTGATATGGGGGCATATAGAGATAACACTCATATTTAATATTGCCATTTGTGGTAAGTTTaaattaatagaaaaaaatatgtatttttcttGAGTATATTTTGaactaaatacatttaaaaaaaaaaaaaaaaaaaacactacacaAGACACAGTTGGTCATACACAAATTCAGTTTGTGGTTCCACAACTTAAACTGTAAACGCAAGTCAGCAATTCCTGTTTTTTCAGAGCTGAATACATTTGcaggtttatttttacatcattgTAGGTGTTGGTGAAAGGCGGTGATTTACAAAAAATTAGAAACCATCAGACGATTGGCTTGTATATTTCCATACTCACTGCATGGACTTCATGATGAAGGGATATTTATTCAAAGTGTTAagtgtatttgaaacagaagaTGTCCTGAAGGTTTCCGTGAAGTCTTTTTATTCTGGCAAAAGGTTCGTTACAGAGACAATAATAAACTGAGTGCTTGTGTTCCAAGTctttaaaagtacaaaaagctTTACAAAGAAAAGGGGGAGATTTCACAGAGTAGCAGAAGCGTCTTCAGGGATGCAGGATGTGTTAACCCCACCAAACCTTAACCATGTGATCTTCAACTAACACCAACCACAGAACAGTAAGAGAGACCTATAAGGTTGCACCAGAGGTTTATATTTAGCTGTTAGCTTTGTGCTATAAAATCTATACTAtttaatccaaaaaaaagtAACCCAACAGGTGCTAAGGAGATCTATTCATCGTTGTCTGTTGATTTGTAGTGGTCTTCATCGATGGTGGAAAAGATGTGTCCTTCATTGCTTAGGAATTCCACTGCTTGCCTGAAAGagaacaaaatactttttttttcatttcaagtcaTGCTAATTCAAATTTTTCTCATTCAATTCAATCAAAAAATTAAATTTCTACTGTTAATGTACCTTCTAATCACATGTCCAATGGACAGTtcatccagatttttttttttttttttttttttagaataattaACGGCTTCAGAGAATCATCCGTTTTGCAAAAAAGTAAAACTGATATTTCTAAGTTTCAAACTGGGATAAGACGATTCTCAAACCCTGCTGTTCTTGTTCTTCTGCAGAGATAAGTCTGTGAGGTTAACATTGAGGAAGTTCATTAGGTTTCTCATGTTGCATGGAGCCGACGAGGGCTCATGCTCAGTTTAATATTCTGTGCGCTCTGAGGTTCCACACGTGCCTGcactctttctcttctctgctctcttgtctatgtgtgggaaacactgatataTAAGGAATTATTACACTGAGAAAACTGGTTTAAAATACATGTAGACACCTGACTATTGTTTGAGACAAAGAATGAATCTGTCTCTCTAGTTAGATGGCtgtaaaaccttaaaaaaaaaaaaaaaaaaaaaaagattaggaTAACgtgtgaaataaaacaagaaaatactcACTGAACAACTAAAACTCTTTGCTTTGTGAGGTTTACCAGCAGAACTACGTTCCCCTCATGTGTTTAACATTTGCCACAGACTACAGGCCTGACAGAACCTCACAGTGGTCATCCTGACACAACTCACAGAGAGGCTGATTTGTTTCCTGGAAAGGATTCTTGGGTTTCTCCCCCGTGGAACTGTTACCCTTTACAAATTTAAATAGTGATGAGTCTTCCTTTCATACTACAGGTTAATATTTGATTGAGTGCTTTTAGATAAACAAACTCTGATGGTGCTGAACGGTGCCTTCATGACATCTGTGGTTAAAGCAGCTCAAGAGAGCAAATGTGACTAAGAGTCATATGTAaaagagaaatgaaacaaaagtgAATATGTTACTTTGAGAGGAAGCTGAATTGACAAAGATGatctgatctgttttttttatatatttaccGACTTTACTGTCTAAACTGAAAACACCATGAAAGGGTTATCATGGTGAAGCAGAACACATCTTACTTGATGACAGCCAGACTGATGCCACTCAGTCTCTGCTTGAGCTCCTGGATGCTGATGCCCTGTGCGTCCGGACAGCTCTTTATCAAACACAACACCTTGAGAGACAAAAAATGTTgaagtagtaaaaaaaacaaaaacagactgcGTCAAACAAAAAGGGCATCATTCAACACagttactttttttcttttctgaaagcgtttcttctttttcttagCCAGTTATTTTCTAGTAATTCACCTCAGTATGGGAAAGAGGAAGTTAGACACAGTACGCAACATGAAGTGCCGGTTCATTTGTTCTGTGTCAATTCTCACGATCCAGGGACGTGACTTGTTAAAAAAGAAACGCATCATTTTATAATTATGATCAAGGCTTTTTTCTTGTTTAGTGTTCATCAAGCACATTTTCACACGATGATTAATTTAAGTATAATTCAAGTCGTGTGAGTTCACTTTTCAGGGCGCTAAGTCAGGAATTCAGGAAGACACACACCCCTGATATTTAAACAGTTCAAATAGTCTTGTTCTTATTTAACATCATGTCCATTCATTTCTTGAACTTAGCTTTGTTATGTCTGttgtaaactttcacatgaatttGGGTACATAAATCATTGGAGTTTACCTCTCCAAAAGTATTGCTTTCTTTAGTGTACACATTTTATACTTTAACTATAGACCCACCTGATTCTGATTACCGCTTAGCCCGTTGTTCATCTCCATAGCACCCACATAGCTACCTCCCATGCTTCCTGTGTCAGGTCGTGACATGGGTGTGACATTGCTGTTCATTCCTCCTGCTGCGGGCTGAAAGGTAAACCAAATGCTGTTGAAATGTTTTCGGTTACATCATTATTTAGAAATGTGACAAACGTCAATTAGACTACAATGCGTCAACTGAATGGAAAAAGACTGCTTCACGTCAGGTTTCAAAGAAGCTGACACAACAGATTTGAACTTGAATGTGATAACCTTCAGCTTCACGTCAGTTTATCAACATTGTCAGAATGATGCCATGTTTCCACCGCTACTTATTTGGTCAGTACTTCAAAAAAGGACCCTTACAAAggtagtattaaaaaaaaagagctggtGTGTGACCTGACCTCACATTCTGCATTTAAAACAAGTGATTAATGCTGCTAAACATTTCTCACCATGGTTTGGGATTTGTTGAGCGCCATGTGAGCTTGCACCACCTCTAGCATGTGTGAGGTGATTTCATTCATATCCTCCAGGGGCCTGACACCAAACGCCACAACAGATCTGTGGTTCTGTtgagacaggaagtcagagacACTTACTCACACCCTCAGAAAGTCTGAAGAAACTGAATTCACACAGAATTTTAAACAAAGAAGTACCACATGACTTCTCTGCACATCCTCCCAAGACGGAAACGTTAATgtataaacaacatttaaaaaacaaaaaaaaacaaatggcaTGTTTGTCAGCAGGACTTGTCTTCTTGTAAAACTTGTAAATATAATATTAAGAAAAGCTATAATTTAGGGGGAGGAAACAACTtgcaaaacataaaacattcaTGTGGAAAGTTGAAATCTGAAAGCAAATCAAAATGGAAATGGTTAAACAACCTCACAGGGGAGCGTAAAGTTAAGTTCTTTGTCGTTCCTGGGTACTTAGAAGAGGAGTCAAGGTCAGAAAACTCACCTGAAAGGAGCGCAGATTGCCGGAGACTTTGACATATGTGCCTGGGGGCAGGACAGTGCTGTCCACACTGGGGTCCTATACAAACCAGAAGACTTCATTTGTAAAattgaaagagaaacacaacatatGCTACAATTTTAAAGAAAGGCATAACAAAGCGccatttggcttttttttttaagtgtagaTCAAGCACATTCTCATGACGAATTATCAACATTACACAGTGGGCCTTGGGCTTGATCTTACAGTCTTATTGATAGTAGTAAACTTGCTGTCTTTGTgtagatttatttattatcagcATTTACCATTAATATGAAGCATGCAAACCTCATTCCGTTAATACTGAAGCTAAAAACTGAGAAGTGAAATTCATTGCTCGACCAAAGTGGAGAGAAGGAGTTATTCTTGACACTGTCAATCATCACATCATCTGAAAATGAACCCCCTAACCTACAGCGCAGCCTTATAAGTATTCATTTAGTCAGTCACAGGTTTATATTTTTAGAAGACTAATGAGCCATCCATCTTGCTTGCTTGCTTGACTGTGcttcataatttaaaaaaaaaaaaaaaaaaaaaaaaacaacaaccctgaAACTTATGTTTAGATTATGTGCACGGGTAAAAGCCCCCCCTCACTGACCTCTGTGTCCACCCACTGCTTCACATCCATGGGAGCACCGGTCATGTCATCCACCTTGTACTGGATGTTGGTCATGGATTTGTCTGTGCTCCGGATAACACCCACAATGGTCAcctttgaatgaaaaaaatgtaaacgttAATGGTGAAATCAACAAATTCTTATGACAACGACTTATATGCAATGTATCACGTTTTGTGTAAATGCACATCTCCTTCAATTAGGCCTAATGTGGAGCCGCAACATTATTCTGCACGAAATATGCAAAAATGCACGAGAGTGGtggggatgtaaagattaactGCGAGGCAGGCACAGCATCCccgagacaggaagtgaaagcGGTGAAAagataacagacaagacaaagaAGATGGGgtactacacaaatagcacaccGAGCATGATGCAGCATTAAACCTGACACGACAATGAGAATCTCCAGTCATTTCATTTGTTGCTAGAAATATAGTATGAAGGCcattaaaaggccaaacaaCACTGACAAGCGGGTTTACAGCCCTGCTCGCCCTAAATGAGTGCAAGAGCCAAAGAGATGACGAGGTGCATCGGCGATCTCATGACAGAATTAAAGGAATCGTTTTCAGTAATCTCATCATTTGTCTTTAGTGtcagtttgtaaaataaatcttgaagGAATCGTATCGTGAACCCAGTACTGTGAATCGTATCGTAtggtgagttgagtgaatcgttacattcCTACTCGCTTGTAAAGTCCGATTCAGTAAAACACCAGTGGATGATTCTTATTCTCAACACAACACCATCGTGAATATTTTCCCAGCGCTCTCGATTGTGTATCAAAATGTCCTACCGCCAAACACTCATATTTGACTTTTGCAATGTTTGGCCTTTAAGGTTTTGGAGGTCACGTCATGATCTGCAGCAGTTCCTGCTTTTCTACAGATTACCTGGGCAACCTCCACATCTCCTACTCGGAAAGCCTCGTCAGCCTGAGCAGCAGACATCAGCTGTGATACTGTGCAGGGGATAATCTGGTTGGCACGAGTTCTctgcaaaataaacacacacacaaacacacaaaagattGAGGACTCAAAGGATATGTGCAAAATTAGGTAAATGGGTGTGAGGGCTAagcaaaaaaacagattgataCTTAATCTACTCAAATGTGAATATACTAGAAGGTATGATACTGTTAACTGATTAATAATAAGCACAATGTTATTGCTCACTGTGTTTTAACTTTCTTGTTTATTATGAAGCTCTTGTGTGTTAGACTTCATTACAAACCCCTTTCTTGTCTCCTCCCTGGGATAGGGACGGTGACGCAAAGCCTCCAGGAGACTGTGTGTACCCTCCGACCGTACTCGTTGCGGTGTACCCTCCTGAAAGAGCAAAAGGGTATTTAACAGACGACCAAACCTTTCGTCGACATCCCATTTAAGACTCATTGTTACTCCTAGCAGTAACAGAGCTACTCAAACTCTGCAGccaagctaatgttagccgcTTGCATAACCAAGTTTAGAACAAAACAGTGAGGGCACTAGACTCACCCTGATTCCACATCATGGCAGCTCGTAAATAATTTAgttaaataaaatctaaaacGTTTTATGACAGTGAAGCAGGGATAACAGCCGCACGTTGTTTCTGTTGACGTCTTTCTTGGATAGTCCCGCGCGCCAAACTCAATATACAACGCATGCGCGTGGTAGAAGTCCCGCGAAGTCTACGCGGATTTGGGGATCGACTTTCAGCCCTACTTTATGCTTGTCAGGCAGTGGTTTCTCTCATGATGAATTGAAATAGCGCCTTTATCGCAAACATCCGTACACAAATTTTTGAGTGATGCCCCAAATAGACAATAAGCGTCTTTATAGCCCACATTTGGTTTACATGTAGTGCTCTGGTTGGTTCTAGTCTCCCACCATTTGGAAAAGGACAACCTGACAGACATTACTCGGGGCACACATAACAACGAAGTGCTGCGTTGTGGTTCTCACCTATGGTTCTTCTCACTCATTTAACGCTCTCAACCTGTTGACAGTCTGTGGTGTGCTCACTTAATCTACTATCGTTATCTTGTCAAATGCTGAGTGAACATGTACGACAGCAAGGAAAAACACACCCGGGTTCTAAATAATTAggttaaacatttcaataaaCGTATCCGTTTATGAACACCAAGTTGCAAAAACGTTCAGTCATCTTTACAAAGATAACGATAGGCATTATTTTATaggtttaaaatattttaatctaACATATCTATGCTATTCAACGGTAAACGTCTTACTTAAAATATTTCGTTGTAATTTAACAGCAGTTAAAAAGAAACCCCCTCGCTACAGTCTATTCCAAGAACAACCTTTGCGTTTCGGAATTACAAGCATCACCCAAAGGCAACACGTCTCAAGTTTATCAAATGCCACAACCGGCCACAACCCGCTGGCATTTTCTTTAGGCTTattcagataaataaaacatttaaagttaaaaaaaataaaaatagaaatagaaacatGTGAAGTCAATCGAAACATGCATTAGGCAAATTTAAGAGGGCGACTGTTACAGTAGCCTGGGATTTTATCTTTAGCCCATGCACATAAAAATAGAAGTATTACTGCACTGTAGTTCCCGGATTAGTTTATGTGTGAGGCCTTTTATGGTATTTGGTAAATCTATTGGAGTTGCAACTTCTTCatttaatacagaaaaaaaatctcgtGTGTTTTAACTTGTAACCTGTGTAGCCAATGCCAAACAGGGAATACGGACCGCCTTTAGGCCAAAGACGCGTCATGAAGTGCTGTGTCTTATCTTGCTTTGCCCTTTACAGACTTACCTCTCAAACCTGGACGTGACTTTTGCCTGTTGTTTGCTTTCTTCAAAGACTTTGACATGTCCATAGTAAGGCTGCTCCTGTCTTGTCTGTTGTTTAAAGATACTCTTGCGCTATCAGGTAAATGCCAAAaataacttcatttaaaaaagaagaagggggaaaaaaaacaacatctcttATAGTGCAGAGGCAACTTCATGAGCGCAATTAcgcatcgttttttttttttttatccaggaACCTTCTGGCACATCACGGATCAGCACTTGGACCCAACATACAAGCTGACAGATAATCCTGAACTTGTGTGCGCATCAAGTGGTAAACGTCCTGCAACCAATGCTGGGGCATTTGGAGACTTTGTTTGTGACTCACCATGGCACCTTATCAACTCGTCTGTGTATGCCATGAAGGATATTCTTCCAGACCCTGACTTCATCGTATGGACAGGGTGGGTTGGCGCATAAGATTAATTGATTGAATTAAGAGATCCAGATCTAACTGCCCcaagtttatttgttttgtacaAGGCACCATGCTTTGTAGTactcatttttgtatttttttttttgtcagagatGATACACCACATGTACCCAATGAGGACCTGGGAAAAGAAGCAGTGCTCGAAATTATCAGCAACCTTACCCACATCCTAAACCAGGTGTTTCCAAGTAAGTAAGAGGTCCAGATACATTAATGCTTGAGGGAAAAGGACATCAGAAATGAGCTGATTAACTAATATAAAAGATACAATCTTTGAATAACTGCATTCCTTAGGTACTAAAGTGTATTCCGCACTGGGTAACCATGACTACCACCCAAAGAGCCAACTTCCCGTAGGCCCAAACCAAATGTATGACCGAATAGCAGAAATGTGGAAGGACTGGCTGCATCCAGAGTcccaaaatacatttaaaaaaggtcaGCAGAGACTCCTTTGGTACTCCAAAATTTCTTCTTTTGATTTTTATCAAGTCAACAGAC is drawn from Labrus bergylta chromosome 8, fLabBer1.1, whole genome shotgun sequence and contains these coding sequences:
- the rpa2 gene encoding replication protein A 32 kDa subunit isoform X1, encoding MDMSKSLKKANNRQKSRPGLRGGYTATSTVGGYTQSPGGFASPSLSQGGDKKGRTRANQIIPCTVSQLMSAAQADEAFRVGDVEVAQVTIVGVIRSTDKSMTNIQYKVDDMTGAPMDVKQWVDTEDPSVDSTVLPPGTYVKVSGNLRSFQNHRSVVAFGVRPLEDMNEITSHMLEVVQAHMALNKSQTMPAAGGMNSNVTPMSRPDTGSMGGSYVGAMEMNNGLSGNQNQVLCLIKSCPDAQGISIQELKQRLSGISLAVIKQAVEFLSNEGHIFSTIDEDHYKSTDNDE
- the rpa2 gene encoding replication protein A 32 kDa subunit isoform X2, with translation MMWNQGGYTATSTVGGYTQSPGGFASPSLSQGGDKKGRTRANQIIPCTVSQLMSAAQADEAFRVGDVEVAQVTIVGVIRSTDKSMTNIQYKVDDMTGAPMDVKQWVDTEDPSVDSTVLPPGTYVKVSGNLRSFQNHRSVVAFGVRPLEDMNEITSHMLEVVQAHMALNKSQTMPAAGGMNSNVTPMSRPDTGSMGGSYVGAMEMNNGLSGNQNQVLCLIKSCPDAQGISIQELKQRLSGISLAVIKQAVEFLSNEGHIFSTIDEDHYKSTDNDE
- the themis2 gene encoding protein THEMIS2 — protein: MADMTALPLQQLIASLDNTCLPKILQVCSGVYFQGSIYELSGSEVCFSTGDLIKVIDIEPLSVCCEDISNKEKFELPINHTGLFKVVPEEMPYSSVEEMLSLRPVGLESCLPFTFTCSSKMTLGNFTLGAGRALTVLSIEQREGTEDQVRCHVQGQQEASAEVCIPFSVQGEFRECESKECFTVQEIMASPCLRSRKFRFINATKCEQPLILSPIYQVHAIMNLRKNVLKFPSSLEVDVVDVTELSLDVNFVTPLTLTEVLSQPPESFPVVVEILESPDNVSLFKSSWLPELSRRKSLVFHKTGTSAYVLLSSMKSRKMQQYFLVSQQYGGRLRRRPREFESVYQLYVASLQTPGLKVSVTRNCDEVEEEGLPSLSVGEQLEVVRCERMELPTENKGQKQSVEALLCLRLQEPDDDDEDDEENVKQEDEREEVFLPLYMQGHFVEVLAENKKYKLRDLGKEFRLPLDVKVVSRDTELETDPLVGFQCLRIEGAMLEPVIQVSLLDRPDHCFEIPTTWLNMSVSFTKDPLPWPRGQPPKCCVDRVTEVTDRFFYEFQKQGGSDAAPPPRPPKRNLSSSEACKKSKPSKKSSKGDKAKHRPDKSVPSKEFADLTLNSKRRPPAPPPPALSDDQPPPIARRKHSGPEMTTAKALPNTYVQREEGRKKVPLCDVEADVEADVDSDHDYEIVDESLLAMMKTAQESVVFF